In Candidatus Eisenbacteria bacterium, a single genomic region encodes these proteins:
- a CDS encoding OB-fold domain-containing protein, giving the protein MSEFIVETQLHPDYPLPDLDDPVMGPFWDGAREGKLMQQRDRRTGEIHWPPKPLYWKDGRRLEWFEASGKGTVYTYVVGLEPFLPAFEHLLPHIMVVVQLPEGGRIVGHMVRCTPDEMSIGARVRVVFKRLTDRVTLPVWELDR; this is encoded by the coding sequence ATGAGCGAGTTCATCGTCGAGACGCAGCTCCACCCCGACTATCCGCTTCCCGACCTCGACGATCCGGTCATGGGCCCGTTCTGGGACGGCGCGCGCGAGGGGAAGCTGATGCAGCAGCGCGATCGGCGGACGGGCGAGATCCACTGGCCGCCGAAGCCGCTCTACTGGAAGGACGGACGGCGCCTCGAGTGGTTCGAGGCGAGCGGGAAGGGGACCGTCTACACCTACGTCGTCGGCCTCGAGCCGTTCCTCCCGGCGTTCGAGCACCTGCTCCCGCACATCATGGTCGTCGTCCAGCTCCCCGAGGGCGGGCGCATCGTGGGACACATGGTGCGATGTACCCCGGACGAGATGTCGATCGGGGCGCGCGTGCGCGTGGTGTTCAAACGGCTGACCGATCGTGTCACGCTTCCGGTGTGGGAGCTCGATCGTTGA
- a CDS encoding alpha/beta hydrolase: MTTGSKRLQCLIPIVAAFSLAGCAGTHPMMPTPVLYTGPRPRPLFTDVHADARRPPLDLLFVTDRAPARSADQPEPYTADRSRSVAFGSTTILFGEGLTWDTLVTQSLAPRRATSLDLKLGPTQELGRFPSIPYEVTETAGGVTRTPTVIAAHERASQGLQAEVARRLALSPRKEVVLFVHGYHNTFEDAATTMGELCHFLGREFVCGIFSWPAGGSRGILAGYNVDYESSVFASEHLRKTIRTIAQTPGLERIHLLAHSRGTAVLVTALSDLNMEAYMQHSSLAQRYKIGNVVLMAPDIDADVAVAKMFKVRSDPDVPYGSAPDPRMVFERTPGFRVTVYVSPDDRALAASSWLFGSLARLGRLDTAMLTPGQIEDVRRLGDVDVIQVRGRTDLFGHSYFTSKPEVSADLIAMLRYGLRPNEPGRPLEEIERPFWRVPATVSTPTSERVLGQPPSGRTSGFDPVADAGAASAGARPSACPAGPLAAPPAAPRSRG, from the coding sequence ATGACGACGGGGTCGAAGCGGCTGCAGTGCCTGATCCCCATTGTTGCGGCATTCTCGCTGGCCGGATGCGCTGGCACGCATCCGATGATGCCGACGCCGGTGCTGTACACCGGCCCGCGGCCCAGGCCGCTGTTCACAGACGTGCACGCAGACGCCCGGAGGCCTCCGCTCGATCTGCTGTTCGTCACCGACCGCGCTCCGGCGCGGAGCGCTGACCAGCCCGAGCCATACACGGCCGACCGGTCGCGCTCGGTGGCCTTCGGCTCGACGACGATCCTGTTCGGCGAAGGCCTGACGTGGGACACCCTGGTCACGCAGAGCCTGGCTCCCCGGCGGGCGACGTCGCTGGACCTCAAGCTCGGACCGACGCAGGAGCTCGGCCGCTTCCCCAGCATCCCGTACGAGGTCACCGAGACCGCTGGCGGCGTCACGCGTACACCCACCGTCATCGCTGCGCACGAAAGGGCCTCGCAGGGCCTGCAGGCCGAGGTCGCGCGTCGCCTTGCTCTCAGCCCGCGCAAGGAGGTGGTGCTGTTCGTGCACGGCTACCACAACACCTTCGAGGATGCCGCGACGACGATGGGCGAGCTGTGCCACTTCCTGGGCCGCGAGTTCGTGTGCGGCATCTTCAGCTGGCCCGCGGGGGGAAGCCGCGGCATCCTGGCCGGCTACAACGTCGACTACGAATCGAGCGTCTTCGCCAGCGAGCACTTGCGAAAGACGATCCGAACGATTGCCCAGACCCCGGGGCTCGAGCGGATCCACCTGCTCGCCCACAGCCGCGGCACCGCCGTGCTCGTCACTGCGCTATCGGACCTGAACATGGAGGCGTACATGCAGCACAGCAGCCTCGCCCAGCGCTACAAGATCGGCAACGTCGTGCTGATGGCTCCCGACATCGATGCCGATGTGGCCGTCGCCAAGATGTTCAAAGTCCGCTCCGATCCCGACGTGCCCTACGGCTCGGCGCCGGACCCACGAATGGTCTTCGAGCGGACGCCTGGCTTCCGTGTGACCGTCTACGTGTCGCCCGACGACAGGGCGCTCGCCGCGTCGAGCTGGCTGTTCGGAAGCCTCGCCAGGCTCGGGCGCCTCGACACGGCGATGCTGACCCCGGGGCAGATCGAGGACGTTCGCAGGCTGGGCGACGTCGACGTGATCCAGGTCCGCGGCAGGACCGACCTCTTTGGCCACAGCTACTTCACTTCCAAGCCCGAGGTGAGCGCCGACCTCATCGCGATGCTGCGGTACGGACTCCGGCCGAACGAACCGGGCCGTCCGCTGGAAGAGATCGAGCGGCCATTCTGGCGGGTGCCGGCTACAGTCTCTACGCCTACATCAGAGCGAGTCTTGGGTCAGCCTCCTAGTGGCCGTACTTCTGGATTCGATCCGGTTGCGGACGCCGGGGCGGCGTCGGCCGGGGCCCGGCCGTCCGCTTGCCCTGCAGGTCCTCTCGCTGCGCCGCCTGCAGCTCCTCGATCGCGCGGTTGA
- a CDS encoding arylsulfatase, with amino-acid sequence MSTVIPLAQVGAQQKGAGTQAVGPYKDFKGVIKLDVRDSKADWGPFTPKKAPAGAPNILFVLYDDTGLSAWSPYGGRIEMPTLQRLADQGLTYTQWHTVALCSPTRSTLLTGRNHTLNGMAAITEASNGFPGWAGRIPPQAATIAQVLQDNGYSTFWLGKNHNVPEQDVAEGGDRKTWPLGQGFERYYGFIGGETNQWYPDLVQDNHFIEPPYSPEEGYHLSKDLADQAIKMIRDQKSSSPSKPWFMFYNPGANHAPHHAPQEYIDKYKGKFDDGYEAYRTWVLARMIEKGVLPKGTKLTPINPLPESQALPADAVRPWDSLNADEKKLFSHMAEVWAGFSEYTDAQIGRDIEYLQQTGQLENTMVLYAADNGTSGEGTPNGSVNENKFFNGYPDDLAENMKMMDKLGSPDTYNHFPTGWAVAFSTPFQMFKRYAQYSGGTSDPLVISWPKGIKARGELRNQYHHSVDIVPTILDVVGIQMPKVYHGVEQFPLSGVSMKYTFDATPDAPTRKKRQFYSMLGTRGMWEDGWLAATVHAPFNGKGHFDQDQWQLYHTDMDRSESTDLAKQNPEKLEALKKAWDEEARINLALPMDDRTAPEILGIERPSAEPKRDRYVYYPGTAPVPEGVAVNVRNRSYKILANVEITDPDAAGVIFAHGSRFGGHALFIKDHKLHYVYNFLGIKPEQHFVSTQELKPGNYTLGMEFIRTGAGPHHESLGTMKLYIDDKVVAEGPMKTQPAKFTLSGDGLCVGFDSGDAVSAEYKSPGTFHGGTIQGVGVTVEQASYEALELEAQRALTRD; translated from the coding sequence ATGTCAACGGTCATCCCCTTGGCTCAGGTCGGTGCACAGCAGAAGGGCGCGGGGACCCAAGCCGTGGGGCCATACAAGGACTTCAAGGGCGTCATCAAACTCGATGTCCGGGATTCCAAGGCCGACTGGGGCCCGTTCACGCCGAAGAAGGCGCCGGCGGGCGCGCCCAACATCCTGTTCGTGCTCTACGACGACACCGGGCTTTCCGCCTGGTCGCCGTACGGTGGCCGGATCGAGATGCCGACGCTGCAACGGCTGGCTGATCAGGGCCTCACGTACACGCAGTGGCACACGGTGGCGCTCTGCTCGCCCACACGGTCCACGCTTCTGACGGGACGCAACCACACCTTGAACGGCATGGCCGCGATCACGGAGGCCTCCAATGGGTTTCCCGGCTGGGCCGGCCGTATCCCGCCGCAAGCCGCCACCATCGCGCAGGTCCTCCAGGACAACGGCTACAGCACCTTCTGGCTGGGCAAGAACCACAACGTTCCCGAGCAGGATGTCGCCGAGGGTGGCGACCGGAAGACGTGGCCGCTCGGCCAGGGATTCGAGCGCTACTACGGATTCATCGGCGGTGAGACCAACCAGTGGTATCCGGACCTCGTCCAGGACAACCACTTCATCGAGCCGCCGTACTCACCGGAGGAGGGCTACCACCTCTCCAAGGACCTGGCCGATCAGGCGATCAAGATGATCCGGGACCAGAAGTCCTCGAGCCCCTCGAAGCCGTGGTTCATGTTCTACAACCCGGGCGCCAATCATGCCCCGCACCACGCTCCGCAGGAATACATCGACAAGTACAAGGGCAAGTTCGACGACGGCTACGAAGCGTACCGCACGTGGGTGCTGGCGCGCATGATCGAGAAGGGCGTCTTGCCGAAGGGCACGAAGCTCACGCCAATCAACCCGCTGCCGGAATCGCAGGCACTCCCGGCCGACGCTGTCCGCCCGTGGGATTCCCTCAACGCGGACGAGAAGAAGCTGTTCTCGCACATGGCCGAGGTCTGGGCCGGGTTCTCGGAATACACCGACGCCCAGATCGGCCGCGACATCGAGTACCTGCAGCAGACCGGACAGCTCGAGAACACGATGGTCTTGTACGCCGCCGACAACGGCACCTCCGGTGAAGGCACGCCGAATGGCTCCGTCAACGAGAACAAGTTCTTCAACGGCTACCCCGACGATCTGGCCGAGAACATGAAGATGATGGACAAGCTCGGCTCACCGGACACCTACAACCACTTCCCGACCGGATGGGCGGTCGCGTTCTCGACCCCATTCCAGATGTTCAAGCGGTACGCGCAGTACTCCGGCGGCACGTCCGATCCACTCGTCATCTCCTGGCCGAAGGGCATCAAGGCGCGTGGCGAGCTCCGCAACCAGTACCACCATTCCGTCGACATCGTACCCACGATCCTCGACGTCGTCGGCATCCAGATGCCCAAGGTGTACCACGGCGTCGAGCAGTTCCCGCTCTCCGGCGTGTCGATGAAGTACACCTTCGACGCGACGCCGGATGCGCCGACGCGCAAGAAGCGGCAGTTCTACAGCATGCTGGGCACCCGTGGGATGTGGGAGGACGGCTGGCTCGCTGCCACGGTGCACGCCCCCTTCAACGGCAAGGGCCATTTCGACCAGGACCAGTGGCAGCTCTACCACACGGATATGGACCGTTCGGAATCGACGGACCTGGCGAAGCAGAACCCCGAGAAGCTCGAGGCGCTGAAGAAGGCGTGGGACGAGGAAGCCCGAATCAATCTGGCCTTGCCGATGGATGACCGCACCGCCCCCGAAATATTGGGGATTGAACGCCCCTCGGCCGAACCGAAGCGTGACCGCTACGTCTACTACCCAGGCACGGCTCCGGTACCGGAAGGCGTGGCCGTCAACGTGCGCAATCGCTCGTACAAGATCCTCGCCAACGTCGAGATCACTGATCCGGATGCTGCCGGCGTGATCTTCGCGCACGGCTCCCGCTTCGGCGGGCACGCTCTGTTCATCAAGGACCACAAGCTCCACTACGTCTACAACTTCCTCGGCATCAAGCCCGAGCAGCACTTCGTCTCGACGCAGGAGTTGAAGCCCGGCAACTACACGCTCGGCATGGAGTTCATCCGGACCGGCGCCGGCCCGCACCACGAATCGCTGGGCACGATGAAGCTGTACATCGACGATAAGGTGGTCGCGGAAGGCCCGATGAAGACGCAGCCGGCCAAGTTCACCCTCTCGGGTGACGGGCTCTGCGTCGGGTTCGACAGCGGCGACGCCGTCAGCGCCGAGTACAAGTCGCCCGGCACGTTCCACGGCGGAACGATCCAGGGCGTAGGCGTTACCGTCGAACAGGCGTCGTACGAAGCCCTCGAACTGGAAGCGCAGCGAGCGCTGACGCGCGACTAG
- a CDS encoding FAD-dependent oxidoreductase: MASEHVVVLGGGYAGQMAAARLAERCAGLGLTVVDASAEFVERIRLHQLAAGERMAVRPMRKMLPRGATFVHGRVVTWEPDARRVIVGCAGGGRRSLEYTACVYALGSRSDVARLPGGAEHARVLDDPAAARAIASDVAVLAARGGRVLVVGGGATGIEAAAELAERHPRLEVALATSGAFGAPLSAEGVAHVRAALRRLRVTVREHARVVALEDGAALVEGGHRIAYDLCLWGGGFRAPDLARQAGLPVDGSGRVRVDATLRVPGRPEILVAGDAAVVRADDGSELRMACATAMPLGVHAAEEIARARCGASPHAFRFAYAIRCMSLGRRDGLVQHVDTGDRPRPRVWTGWRGALVKEIVCRSTVLSIRTESRLRIPVYRWPVPPHGARPLPMPATVEE, translated from the coding sequence ATGGCATCGGAGCACGTCGTCGTCTTGGGAGGAGGGTACGCCGGGCAGATGGCGGCGGCGCGACTCGCGGAGCGCTGCGCCGGGCTCGGGCTCACCGTCGTGGATGCGAGCGCGGAGTTCGTGGAGCGCATTCGACTGCATCAGCTCGCGGCCGGCGAGCGGATGGCCGTGCGGCCGATGCGGAAGATGCTTCCGCGCGGCGCCACCTTCGTCCACGGGCGCGTCGTCACCTGGGAGCCGGACGCTCGTCGCGTCATCGTCGGGTGCGCCGGCGGCGGCCGCCGGAGCCTCGAGTACACCGCGTGCGTGTATGCGCTCGGCAGCCGGAGCGACGTCGCTCGTCTGCCCGGCGGCGCCGAGCACGCGCGCGTGCTCGACGATCCCGCGGCGGCCCGCGCCATCGCATCCGACGTGGCCGTGCTCGCCGCGCGTGGCGGGCGCGTGCTCGTCGTCGGCGGCGGCGCGACCGGGATCGAAGCAGCGGCCGAGCTCGCCGAGCGCCATCCGCGGCTCGAGGTGGCGCTCGCGACGAGCGGTGCGTTCGGCGCGCCGCTGTCCGCGGAAGGCGTCGCGCACGTGCGGGCGGCGCTGCGGCGTCTGCGCGTGACCGTGCGCGAGCACGCGCGCGTGGTCGCGCTCGAGGATGGTGCGGCGCTCGTCGAGGGCGGCCATCGGATCGCATACGATCTCTGCCTGTGGGGCGGCGGCTTTCGCGCGCCGGACCTCGCGCGCCAGGCCGGGCTTCCGGTCGACGGCTCGGGCCGCGTGCGCGTGGACGCGACGCTGCGCGTGCCCGGCCGCCCGGAGATCCTGGTCGCCGGCGACGCCGCGGTGGTCCGCGCCGACGACGGGAGCGAGCTGCGCATGGCGTGCGCGACCGCGATGCCGCTCGGGGTTCATGCCGCGGAGGAGATCGCGCGAGCGCGGTGCGGCGCCTCGCCGCATGCCTTCCGCTTCGCCTACGCCATCCGGTGCATGAGCCTCGGGCGGCGGGACGGCCTCGTCCAGCACGTCGACACCGGCGACCGGCCGCGGCCGCGCGTCTGGACCGGATGGCGCGGGGCGCTCGTGAAGGAGATCGTCTGCCGCTCGACCGTGCTCTCGATCCGGACGGAGTCGCGGCTGCGCATCCCCGTGTACCGCTGGCCCGTTCCGCCGCACGGCGCGCGCCCCTTGCCCATGCCGGCGACGGTGGAGGAATAG